In Zingiber officinale cultivar Zhangliang chromosome 8B, Zo_v1.1, whole genome shotgun sequence, a single genomic region encodes these proteins:
- the LOC122014353 gene encoding uncharacterized protein LOC122014353 produces the protein MAARLQQLRSKAVQASEFVSKHGCAYYKEIMEKNKHHIVQPPTVEKCQELSKQLFYTRLASIPGRYESFWKELDGVKHIWRNRNELKIEDAGIAALFGLELYAWFCVGEIVGRGFTFTGYYV, from the exons ATGGCGGCGAGACTTCAGCAGCTGCGATCTAAGGCTGTGCAAGCCTCTGAATTTGTGTCTAAGCACGGATGCGCCTACTACAAGGAGATTATGGAGAAGAATAAGCATCATATTGTGCAGCCACCGACCGTCGAAAAGTGCCAAGAGTTGTCAAAGCAGCTCTTTTACACTCGTCTTGCAAG CATTCCTGGGCGATATGAGTCATTCTGGAAGGAACTTGATGGAGTGAAGCACATCTGGCGAAACAGAAACGAGCTCAAAATCGAGGATGCAGGGATTGCAGCATTATTCGGGCTCGAGTTGTATGCGTGGTTCTGTGTTGGCGAGATAGTGGGAAGAGGATTTACTTTCACAGGTTACTACGTCTAA
- the LOC122017382 gene encoding uncharacterized protein LOC122017382 isoform X1: MDDIYGKIDVFPEHFQPIKASESSLQGSNSRDDHKLRSQSHSWTVRRVIGAASLLNLFSLPRLRWGSGEDDEKQVELTRAELESLQSEIVDAEDREMHLKAQLEHVDGILRSARLCGYLYVRTRWTQLPGEPPIIDDDDIDDWLPRFVILHGSSIYYYVRSFDMSPQDTTNLSEIVEMGPLPSFIDEDKETRYAFYLLTNQGLRFECSSISRGQVESWLSTLGTDCKLESGSTL, from the exons ATGGATGATATTTAtggaaagatagatgttttcccAGAGCACTTCCAGCCCATCAAAGCATCTGAAAGTTCTCTGCAAGGAAGCAATTCAAGAGATGATCATAAACTGAG ATCACAAAGTCATTCATGGACTGTAAGAAGGGTGATTGGAGCTGCATCTCTTTTGAACTTGTTTTCTCTACCTCGTCTTCGATGGGGATCTGGCGAAGATGACGAGAAG CAGGTCGAACTTACTAGAGCAGAACTGGAGTCCCTTCAGTCTGAAATTGTGGATGCAGAGGACAGAGAGATGCATCTAAAAGCTCA GCTGGAACACGTTGATGGCATTTTGAGATCCGCACGGCTTTGTGGTTATCTCTATGTTCGAACT AGATGGACACAACTTCCTGGAGAACCTCCTATAATAGATGATGATGATATAGATGATTGGCTTCCTCGATTTGTTATACTCCACGGTTCATCTATCTATTATTATGTCAGATCCTTTG ACATGAGTCCTCAGGATACTACAAATTTATCTGAAATTGTTGAAATGGGACCGCTCCCAAGCTTCATTGACGAAGACAAAGAAACGAGATATGCCTTTTACCTTTTGACCAATCAAGGATTGCGATTTGAATGCTCAAGTATTTCTCGAGGACAG GTGGAATCATGGTTGTCTACATTAGGAACAGATTGCAAACTCGAGTCTGGATCAACTCTTTAA
- the LOC122017382 gene encoding uncharacterized protein LOC122017382 isoform X2, protein MDDIYGKIDVFPEHFQPIKASESSLQGSNSRDDHKLRSQSHSWTVRRVIGAASLLNLFSLPRLRWGSGEDDEKVELTRAELESLQSEIVDAEDREMHLKAQLEHVDGILRSARLCGYLYVRTRWTQLPGEPPIIDDDDIDDWLPRFVILHGSSIYYYVRSFDMSPQDTTNLSEIVEMGPLPSFIDEDKETRYAFYLLTNQGLRFECSSISRGQVESWLSTLGTDCKLESGSTL, encoded by the exons ATGGATGATATTTAtggaaagatagatgttttcccAGAGCACTTCCAGCCCATCAAAGCATCTGAAAGTTCTCTGCAAGGAAGCAATTCAAGAGATGATCATAAACTGAG ATCACAAAGTCATTCATGGACTGTAAGAAGGGTGATTGGAGCTGCATCTCTTTTGAACTTGTTTTCTCTACCTCGTCTTCGATGGGGATCTGGCGAAGATGACGAGAAG GTCGAACTTACTAGAGCAGAACTGGAGTCCCTTCAGTCTGAAATTGTGGATGCAGAGGACAGAGAGATGCATCTAAAAGCTCA GCTGGAACACGTTGATGGCATTTTGAGATCCGCACGGCTTTGTGGTTATCTCTATGTTCGAACT AGATGGACACAACTTCCTGGAGAACCTCCTATAATAGATGATGATGATATAGATGATTGGCTTCCTCGATTTGTTATACTCCACGGTTCATCTATCTATTATTATGTCAGATCCTTTG ACATGAGTCCTCAGGATACTACAAATTTATCTGAAATTGTTGAAATGGGACCGCTCCCAAGCTTCATTGACGAAGACAAAGAAACGAGATATGCCTTTTACCTTTTGACCAATCAAGGATTGCGATTTGAATGCTCAAGTATTTCTCGAGGACAG GTGGAATCATGGTTGTCTACATTAGGAACAGATTGCAAACTCGAGTCTGGATCAACTCTTTAA